The nucleotide window GACTTGGCACGGAACACCACTGAAGCATCTCGTCTTCGACATGGACAACGTGGCCAGTGCTAATCCACTGTACAAGGCCATTTTCTACCAACAATCCCGTCAGTGGGACTACCTAGTCACGGCTAACCAATTCTCCGTGGACGTCTTTGAGCACGCCTTCATGTACCCCACCCAGCAGATGTTGCCGTCGGGTTACCCCCGCAACGACATCCTCAGTGCTCCGGACAAGGATGACCGTGCGCACCAAATTAAGGTCAAACTGGGAATTCCTTTAGACAAAAAAATCATCCTCTACGCCCCAACCTGGCGTGACGATGATTACTATGGTGTCGGTGACTACAAGTTTACGCTGAAGCTCGACGTAGCTCGGCTCAAACGTGAGCTTGGCGACGACTACGTGTTGGTCTTACGGACCCACTACTTCATCACGGAACACTTAGACACAACTGGTTTCGGTGACTTCGTTTACAACGAATCTAGCTATGACGACATCAGTGAGTTATACCTAATTGCAGACGTGCTGATTACCGACTACTCCAGCGTGTTCTTCGACTACGCTATTTTGAAACGGCCGATTCTCTACTTCGTTTACGACTTTGAGAAATACGGTAGCGTGCTGCGTGGCTTCTACCTGGACATGGCCACTGACCTCCCAGGCCCGCTGCTGAAAACGAACGATGACGTACTGGCAGCCTTGCACAACTTGCCAGCCGTTAAACAGGATTACGCAGCCGCTTACCAGCAGTTTAGTGAGCGGTTCAATGCCTGGGAGGACGGCCACGCATCTGAACGCGTCGTGAACGCCTTCTTCGCTGATGATTTGAAAGATTAACCCCTGATTGCCGCCTCCGGTCGTTAGGGGTGGCGCCTACTGTGGGGACCGGAACAAGCCTGTAAAGCGGTCTTGCTCCTCGACTTGAAGCCCCGCGAAGGTCACGCGGTGCTCCAAGCTCGTCCCACGGTCTAGGCTAGCTAAAAACGCTAGCCAACACCGTCGACACAGCCAACACCGCCCCTAACAACCTCCAGCTACACTGGGTTGAATCTTTTTACACCTAACAGTTTGTTTCTACCATAACGTATACAAAAAGGGTGAGATTGGAAATTACTTCCAGTCTCACCCTTTTTGCGTAGTATGAATTTGACAATTCAGGTTCAGACAGTCGCTTAATATATAAGACAATTCACTTAATATATAAGCCAACATAGATAAATATTTTAGATTTCATTTGACTGTAACGTTGGGGGACAGTTTATAATAAAAAAACGTTGACCGACGGCAATCCGAAATCACGGAAGAAGGAATTTGAATGTCACATCCTAATAAAGAATTTAGCAACGTGCAAGAATGGCTCGGCGTGCCTTATGGTACTGCTGACCGATTTCAAAAAGCTCAAATTGTCCCTTTTGAATCCAACCAAGAATACACTCAAAGTGGCCCCGCATCCGTTCAATTAACGGATCCTGCTTTTTTAAATTCCGACAAAGGTGAAAGTGAAGATTGCTTGAATCTTAATATCTGGGCACCAGATAATATCCAAGAAAAACTACCAGTAGTGGTCTATATCCATGGTGGTGGTTGGACTTACGGCGCTAATTCTCAAGATACATCAGATTTATCTGGCTTAGTCGCTAGTGGAAAAGTGATTGGTGTTTCCATTAACTACCGCCTAGGACCACTGGGTTGGCTTGAATTATCCCAATATGGTGGGAAATTTAAAAATGCCAGTAATTTAGGCCTGCAAGACATCGTCCTGGCTTTAAAATGGATTCACCAATACATCAGCCTATTTGGTGGTGATGCCAATCAAGTGACGCTTACGGGTCATAGTGCCGGTTCATTCTCACTACTAACGCTCTTAGCCGTACCCGAAGCCGACGGACTATACAACAAATTAGCCGCATTTTCAGGATATGCCGCCCGTTATATCCCCGCTTGGTGGGCGGAAGAATTAGCCGCTAAAGTTTTAAAAACATTGGAACTAACATCACCAGAACAGTTATTAACGGTTGATACCAAATCACTAATGAATGCCGTTAATCAAGTTTTACCAACTGACGTTTTGAAACGTGGTAATTTAAATACACTTTCAATTGGCATTGTCGACGATGAATTTTTGCCAAATGGTATCTTAAAAACGCACCCTGCTGATATTATCAAAAGTGGAAAACACAAAGATGTTGACTTAATCATCACTTCAACCACTGCCGAAGCCAGCTGGTATGCGGCCAACCTGCCAGACAACGTTGATCCAAAAACAATTGAAAATGTCATTAATGAAATGGTTTACGATTGCCATATACCACGCAAACAAGCTGAAGCTATTGCTTTACATTGTGGCGCCGGCAAAGATTCACCACTCAATGTTAGAACCCGCTTCTTTACAGATTACAATTTCACCTTACCAGCTATCCGAGAAGCCCACGATCATGCCCAAGCTGGTGGACGCGTCTATCAGCTGAGTGTTGGTCCAGTCGAAGGCTCTCCCGCCTATCATGGCACTGATATGTACGGTATTGTCGGTCAAGTTGCCCCTCATGCCAGTCAAGAGCAACTCGTTCGTGATAACTTCATTAGTCAGGCATTGCTGAACTTTGCGACAAATCAACTTGAGAAGTTATGGTCACCAGTGACGGCCGACCAATTCAACATTAAAGATATTGGTCAGCGACCTTATGAAGGAAATGCACACGCCCAAACCGTCTTGGAGCTGTTTAAAGGCATTCCACGTCCATAATTAATATTTACAAAAAGGTGGTTATAAACCCCCTTTTTTATTTGGTCAAATTAGACTTCAAGGGAGCAAAATAAGCTTTGACAAAGAAATTTTCGTTTTTTTCAAAAGATATTGTTTGCGTCATGTTAGCAACCTTTTTTTACCAATTTAGTATTCAGGCAGTTAACCCACTAATGAATGGGTATGCCCGCAATTTAGGAATCAATAGTTCATTTGCCGGGATCATTGTCGGGATCATGAGTATTACCTCGATGATACTGAGACCCTTCGCTGGAAATTTAACCGATCGAATTTCTAAATATCACTTGGCCTTAATCGGTGGTAGTTTGTGTGCGATGAGTGATTTTGGCTACCTGTTTGCTGTCAATGTGCCCTGGCTATTAATCTTTAGAATCGTTAATGGGCTAGGATTCGTCCTATGTACCATTTGTCTAGCTACTTGGATGGCCTTTTTAGTGCCACGACAACATCTGGGCGCAGCAATGGGATACTACGGTTTACTAAACGCTCTCGCAATGGCGATTGCTCCCGCCCTAGCAATCAGCGTCTATCAACTTCTAGGTTATAAATTTATTATCATATTGGCAGGTTTGAGCGCTGCGGCGATGGTGGGCGTCATCCAATTAATCCATGATCGAGCCCAACCCTCAGTTGAATTACGGGACCAGCACTTTAAAATCATCCAACGCGATGCCTTACCCGTAGCCATGATTTTTTCACTATTGTCTATTCCCTACTTCGTTACCCAAGCTGATATCGTCATGTACGTTCAAGAACGTCATTTAAACATTACCGTCAGTCTCTTCTTTTTATGTTACTCACTTGCTTTGATTGTGCTTCGAATTCTATTAAAAAATTATTTTGATACTATTCCATTTGGCATTTGGTTTTCCATCTGCATATTGGCAACCATTGGCTATATCATCCTGTTAACAATCATGCGGAACAACTTTGAAATAATTTTGGCTGCCGGCTTAATGGCTATCGGCTTTGGCGTCATGGTTTCCGTGTCACAATCGACGGCCCTCTTATTAGCCCCAATGGAAGAGCAGGGCCTGGCTAACGCGACTTATTACTTGGGAAGCGATATTGGCATGTCGTTTGGCCCCATCATTGGCGGGATCCTACCAACTATTTTCCCACTCGAGTTCTTCTATCCCGTGATGTTGCTGATTATTCCTTTAACAGCAATTCTTTACTTAAGCAATCGTCGTAAGCTCAATGCTGCAGTTCAATTAAGCTAACGTGTGATACTAACCTGTTGTAATTGAAGGTAGAGAGTTCGAAAACCGTTGTCAAATATAGACTTAAGACTAGTCCCACGCAGCCATCTGCGGCTGTCAGAGCTTCCGGTCAAACGGGTTCTTGGAACTAAGCTAGTTTAAATGTCAGAATGACAGCACTTAATCAATATTATTGGTGTTCCCCTAGGTAGCCGTGAAATCTTCAAGTGATTTTCTTGAAAATGGCGACTTGAAGATGTGCTTTGTGGCTTCAAGCGCGGGGCAAGACCGCCCTTTGGCTTGTCCCGTCCTTCCCACCGCGTTCCAATCCAAATTTGGCGAACGGTAAGTCTGCAATTTCCCACTATGTCTGGCTAAATCCAAATACCCAATCCTTGCTGTATCAGGCATAGTGAGTGTCTCAATGCTTTCAACCTTTAGTTGATAATTAACTAAAATAGCTGATCAACGAAACCAAGTTTTGTACTAGTCCCTGTCAAGTTGTCATATGAAATAATATAATTTTATGTTGTCTCTAAGCGGCCTCACTCCGGTATTCTACCGGGGTGAGGTCGTTTCTTGCTGGTGAGCGATCTAGGTGATTGAAGTAGTGGATTCCTTCCTTTACCAGCGCTTCAAATTCTTCGTAGGTTTTGGGCATTGGATGACGATCCATCCAATGCGTCTTGAACTCATTCCACCAACGTTCCATTGGCGCGTTATCGCAAGGCGTACCCGGTCGTGACATACTGCGTGTGACTTCGTAGGGGACCAGAAAGTTATTGAATTGTTTGGACGTATAAGCCGATCCGCGGTCAGTATGAACTACCGGATTGACGTCACCAGCGTACTCAAAAGCCCGCCGAAATACTTCGATTTCGGCATCTGCTGTTTCTGTTTTACTTAAGTTAGAGGCAATCAAGACCCGTCCGTAAAGGTCCAAAACGCCGCTCAACCGCATTTTGAACTGCCCATTAACGCCGTAAGATAATTCAGTTGAATCGGACAGCCAAACCTGATTAGGGGCGGTGGCCGTAAAATTTTGGTTCAAAAGATTATCTTGCATGTACTGTTCTTGTTCCTTGATTCTATGATGCTTCTTGACCCGAATCTGGCATCGAATCCCTAGGTTACCCATAATGCGTTTGACTCGCTTAATGGTAACGTCAAAGGTGATCTGCTCGTCTCGGTTCAGGTTTGATAAAATCTTACCAGCACCGATTGCTTGATGATGTTGTTTAAACCAATATGTGATGCGTTCTTCTAGTAGCTTTTCTTGAGCGCCCCAGACCGTTTCTTGACGGTGGAGGAACTTATTGTAGGCTTGCCGGCTCACGCCGACGTATGACAATAATTTTGTGATGGCACCGTGTTTCCCTTGACTGACCTCGCTGATTGCCCGATATGCCAGTCGATGTTGTTGTTTCACCCCTTGCGCTGAAGTTCCTGATATTTTTTTACAAATTCTTCCAGTAGTTTCATGTCGGCGACCTGACCTTCCAATTGTCGAATCCGTAGATTCGCTTTGTCTAGGTCGGTCACTTCTTTTTGTGCCTTACGGCGCCCACGGTTGTCTCTTAGAACCTCATATCCGCCATCTTTAGCCTTCATAACCCATGAACGAGCCTGCTGATAGGAGACTTGATAATGTTCGGCCGCTTCGCTATATGAGTGCTTGTGTTTGGTAATGAATTCAACGACTTCAATACGCTCTTCCCACGTGGTTTTTCGACTCATTTTCGGGACCTGCTTTCTTGACGGCGACGCCGTCACAGTTTTGTCCCTATTATACTTGGAAACCCAAGTCATTACTTGGGAAAATGAACGTAAACCATACTTCATAGCTAGTTCCTGTGCGGAACCTTCACCGTTCAAAAAGGCATAGATAACCTGTAGTTTGAAGGCACTACTGTAGTGATGATTTTTCTTGGCTTCCCTCAGTCCATCAAGGCCATCACGGTGGTATCGATCTAGCCACTGAGCCACCGTATGCTCACCTAAACCATTTGCTTTTCCAAAGGCTGTACTTGATAGTCCCGAAGCCTCAAATTCGTTAATCAATGCCAGCTTCTCCATGGCACTAAACTTGGCTCTTGGCATACAAAAAATCCCTCCGTCATTGTCAGATGAATTATATTATTTCATCTGACAACCACAGAGGGATCATAACATTTTGATTTCGTTGATCAGCTATTTTTATAACACAACATTTTCAAATTTAACCAAACTATCCCGACAACCATACCAACGACTAGTATCAGTCACTGGTTACTAGGGACAGAACCCTGTTGTGTCGGTCCGCTTAGCCCGGTGGTCCACCGGACTTAGCAGACGGCCGAGCTTGAAGACGCGGTGAACTTATCCGTGGCTTCAAGCAGCCCTGGGAACCGCTTCTCAGGCCCCAGGGCTGCCCTGGCCGTTCCTAGTAGCCAGTGACGCCAGGAACAACTTACTGTGTCTTAGCGTGATGGCGGGTGAGGATGCCGGCAATGATTTGGGCGAGTGTCTGCTGCTTCAATTGAATCTCCGCTGCCCGTTGCACCTCATCGTAGGCCTCCCGCAACGTATCCTGAATATTAGCCCCCACCACACACTTGGGATTGGTCTTATCATCCACGTGCAATAGGTTACCGTTTTCTTCAACGGCCTGGTAAACGTCCAGTAATGTGATTGTTGCCGGATCCCTGGTCAATCTAGGCGTAGCCGAGCCCTGCTGGGTGGTTAACAGACCTGCTCGCCGTAATGCTCCCATCAGCCGCCGCACCAGTGCCGGATTCGATTCCACACTGGCCGCAATGGTTGCACTAGACAAATCATCATTCCGATAGATCGACACGTAAGCTAAAATATGAATCGCATCGCTAAGTTTATGCGAATAGCGCATCCGATCCCTCCTTCACTCTCTTCAGGACACATGATACCAATCTGATACTACTTTGCAAGCTCCTGGGCTAAGAAGTCTGGCAATGTCTGCGCTGGCCGACCCATAATCGTCTTGAAATCATCGGTCACCGTTGCCAGTAGGCCTTGCGCACCACCAGCGTACATCGACGCCAGCATGTGTCCCTCGTTGCCTTGGTTGTACATCTTTTCAAATTCAGATAGCGTGACTGGGGCGTAGCCAATCGGTTGCCCTGAAACTTCCTGTAGGACCTGGGCCAATGCTGGCATGGTGTAGGAGCGTTCTTGGGTCAACGTGTACATTGGTTGCGTCCACAGCTCGGGACGGACAGCCACTTCAGCAAACGCCGCCGCACTCTCCATCAGACTGATAAAGCTCAGTGAGGCGTCCCCCATCGGATAGATCACGTTCTTGCGTTCAATCAATTCTGGCAGATAAGGTACCAGCGGATCGGCGTACAGGGCGTTGCGCAAAATCGTGTAGCTCAGTCCGGAAGCTGCCAACCGCCGGGGAACGTACCCATAGAAGGCGGACAGATCAAACGGATTCGTGGCCTGATCGGCAATGAAGCCCATGACAATGAGATGCCCCACCTGAGCCTGCTTAGCCGCAGCAATCACGTGTTCAAACTCCGTGACCCGGCTGAAACTATCGTGACTCTTGCTGGGCACGTAAATGGCTACGTCTGCGGCAGCTAAACTGGTAACAATACTCCCCTGATCACCATAGTCTAATGGGAGAATCTTCATCCCCTGGTCAGCAAAGTTCGCGGCCTTCGCTGGCGTGTGGACACCCAGCGTAATGTCAGTAGCCGCAACGCGTCGCGCCAGTTGTTTCACGATTTGTGACCCCAGATGACCCGTGGCGCCAGTAACGACAAATTTCATAGTAAAGACTCCTTATACGTTTTGATGTTACTTTATATGTTACATCAGTTAAGCAAAAAGTCAACGAAAGCGACCCTTCACTGATTAATTCATCCGTTGCGCCCGTTCTCGCTGATATTGAAGCCGAATCTGCTTGGGCAGCGACCCGTACATCTCCTGAAACATCTCCCGCGCGGTCCGGCGGTTAGTCAGGCCGTGCTTGTCCATTAAGACGTCCACCGGTGTATCCGTGTCGATCAGATCCCGATACAGATTATTCAAGCGAATCAGATAGACGTAACGTCCCAACGTAACCCCCGTCTGGGCCTTGAATAGCCGGGATAGGTAGCTGGCATTATATCCAAATTGGTGAGCCACCGCTTTGACGCTTAGCTTTTCGCGGTAGTGCTCGTTGACGTAAATGACGATGGACTTCAGGCTGCTGGAGCTTTCCGTCAGAGGGTCATTTGGATCGGTGAAGTTCAGAATCAACGTCTTTAACATCGTGAGTACCGTGATTCCCGTATCAATGAGGTACCCCCGCTGCCGCTCCCGATTGATTTGGTTCAACCGTTCAAAGGCCGCTATGACCTCCTGGTAAGCTGGCGTAGTCTCCAGCCCCACCGTTGAAAAATTCAGCCGCTCCGGGTGCGCAACGTACCGTTCAATGAAGCGTAACGGAATCTGTAGAACCAGCGAACGGTTCGGTGTGTTGGTCACGTCATGAATGACCCCAGACGACACAATGGAAAATTGGTTGGCTCGAATCACGTGGGCCTGACCGTCGAATTGAAAGGTCAGTTGCCCGGCTAACACACATACCAACTCAATACTACTGTGCCAATGAAACGGGACGTAACCGCTCGTCGCCACGTTGGATTCATAGAACCGAATCCCAATATCCAAATTTGAAACCACGTTCTCATGATGTTGCCGGGTCATCTGACTCATCCTCTCTAAAAAAAGTGACAATTATTACCTACTCGCCGCCAATAATCGACAACATAGTAAAACATCGTTGACTTGTATCCGCTTTCAAAGTATTCTGAGTTCAGCAATTAGTTCTCGAAAACAACTAACTTAAAATTCTGATATGACGGTTTATAAGTAACTTAATTTTAACAAATGGAGCGTGAAAATACTATGTCACGAATTCAAAATCCAATTATTCCCGGAATGGCCCCCGATCCCTCAATCATTCGGGTAGGTGCAGATTATTACATTGCCACCTCAACCTTCCACTGGACCCCCGCTGTTCAACTTTTTCATTCAACCGACCTGGCCAACTGGCAACTCATTGGTTACGCCTTGAATCACGGCGAAGTCGACTTGCGCGGAACTAACACGCCCGCTGGTATCTGGGCCCCCCACTTATCCTACGACTCGCAGACTAAGAAATTCTGGCTAGCCTACTCGCACATGCAAAACATGGCCGGCCGCGAATTCAACTCGGATTCCTTTGCCGTCTCAGCCGATAGCATCACCGGCCCCTGGTCCAAGCCCGTCTACCTGACGTCCATTGGCTTCGACCCAGCTGTCTTCCACGACGATGATGGCAAGCACTACGCCGCCATTCTGGAATGGGAGACCCGGACCGGCTACCAGGCACCCGGCCACATTGTCATCGCGGAGGTCGACCTAGAAAACGGCGGCATCATTGGCGACTGGCACCGCGTTACCACGGGCTTTACCACCCGCGGTTGCGCCGAAGCTCCTCAACTTTACAAACATAACGGGTACTACTACTTGTTGATTGCAGCGGGCGGCACCGGCTACGGTCACGGCGTTGAGATTGGCCGTGCCAAGACAATCTTTGGCCCCTACGAATCCAATCCAACCGGCGAACCCATCATCACCTCATCCCCGCACCACCTATTCTCCTTGGGCGACCCGGATGCTGGGCACTTCGAAATGTTTAACCCGAACTCTCTGATGCAAAAGGCGGGTCACGGCTCCCTCGTCCACACGCAAACGGACGAATGGTACGTCGCCCACCTGATGTCCCGCCCACTTCCTGGTCAGAAAAAGAATCCACTGGGTCGTGAGACTTCCCTGCAAAAGATGGAATGGACCGCTGGCGGCTGGCTAGAAATGGCCGATGGCAGCAACTTAGCTAAGATGTCCTTTGAGGGATTAAAGAATATCCCGACTACTCAGTCGACCACTCAATTTGATATTGACGACGACTTTACTGGGGACACCTACGACGTCCGGTTCATGACGCCGTACAGAACGCAAGCTCCCAGCTGGGTCAATACCACCGAAAATCCTGGTCACCTGCGAATTCACGGTCACAATTCATTCTTCTCACAGGTCAACCCCAGCATCATGGCAACCCGGGCCACCTCACTTGACTATACGGTCCAGACCAAGCTCACCTTCCACCCCGACCACTATTCAGAGACGGCCGGACTGGGACTCTACTATGACTCTAACAACTGGCTGTACGCTCGTCTATGCCAGGATGATACCGAAGACCACACCGTGTTGCGCATCTTACAGGCCAAGTTAGGCGACCGCGTCGATCACCTCTTTGATGAGGTCACGGTACCCGACGATACCGCTGAAATTCGACTGGACTACCACCAAGGGATTGCACAAATTTCCTACCGGCTAACCGCTACCACCGACTGGCAGCCATTAGGCGACAGCTTTGACGTCACCTACCTGTCCGACGAAGGCGTCAACGGGGCACCAGGCGAAATCGGTGGTTTCACGGCCCTGTTCAACTTCATTGGTGCCGTCGATGCCCACCAACTGCAGTCATTTGCTGACTTTGACTACTACACCGTCAAAAACCATTAAGAAAGAGGCATTCAATTATGAATAAAACGACAATCTCTCTCAAACGACTGATTCCGGGGTTAATCATCGGCCCCGCCAGTTGGCTCGGTCCTTACATTGTCATGAACAGTCTGTTCCTACCAGCGTTGATTCAACACTTCAACGCTACCCACAAAGTTGAACTAGTCGCTCTATTCTCAACCTGCGGGATGATTGTGGCAGCACTGTCTAATATGATTGCTGGCGCCCTGTCGGATAAAACGAAATCTCGATTCGGAAAACGAGCCCCTTGGTTACTGGGTGGTGCCTTCGTCTTCATGCTAGCCATGATTGCGGCCTCCTTCTCACCCAACATTCCGGTACTTCTAACAGCCTGGATGATTGGTCAAGCGGCCCTCAACTTCATCGTGGCTCCCATGGTAGCCTGGATTGACTTCGCTCCTAAGGATGGGCGGGGGACGGCTTCCTCCGCTTACGGTGGTTTAGGGATGGCCCTGGGGAACAACGGTTTCAACGTAGTTGGTGCCATGTTTCTCAGCCAGTACCGGCTTGGGTTCATCATTTTTGGGATCATCACCTTTATTGGGGTTGCCATCGCGGCTTTTATCGTCCATGAACCCTCTAACTTAGACGAAAAGCTTGAAGAAAAAGCGCCTAAGCCAAAATTAACGCTAAAGGACGCTGCTTCAATCTTCCCCCGCTGGTCGATTGGCCGGGACTACTACCTGGCCCTAATTGCTAAGCTGTTCCAAGGGGTCGGTAACTTTGCCATCACCGGATACATTCTCTACATCATGACCGACTTTCTTCACCGGGGCAGCCAGACCCAATCCTCCATTCAATTGATCAACTTGATTATGCTAATTTTCGGTGTCTTCATGGGTTTCGTTGCTGGACCCGTTTCCGACAAATTTAAAATCTTAAAACTGCCCGTTGGATTCTCCACGCTATTTCTGGCCCTAGCAGCCCTAATGTTGTTCTTCTTCCGTGACACGTTTGGCATCATCACCTACGCCCTCGCTGCCGGAATTGGAATGGGGATGTGGAATTCCCTGGATAACTTACTGAACTTGGAAGTTATTCCTGATCAAAACCGGGTCGCTTTCTTCCTGGGGGTTTACAACCTTGGGAACACGATTACCCAAGCAATCGCTCCCGTCCTCGCGGCAGCTGTAATCTCCCTCTTCGGGTACTCCGGTATCTTCATCGTTTCCTTCGTCTTCTCCCTGATTGGTGGGATTTTAATCCTAGGCATAAAATCAGTTAAACGGTAAGTAATTAACTTTAAAAAAGAGCATTTATAAGGTCATTCGTTTGGTTAATCTTGCCAAGCGAATGACCTTTCGCCTTACACCGTATTTAGTTGTCTGTTGTTGGCGAATCCATTATAAATAGCCCAACTAAATCCTATCGGCAATAACCATGTTGCATCACAATCAGCAGGCAGAACTTCTGCCCCCTGGCGTGCACTCAGTTTACCTGCACAGTTGTTGGTTACACCTGACTTGTCAACACATTGACGGCTAACCAAGTTATCGTTAAACTTATCTACATGCTAAATTAGGGAGACGAATGCACATATGGAATGGGTTACGTTAGTTGTCATTGGATTTTTAGTCGGATTACTGGTGATTTCTACCGGTGGTGGCGGGGCAGCCATTTACTTGGGAATTCTAACCAGTGTTTTTGGCCTCGCCCCGGCTGTGGCCGCGTCGACCTCACTAGTGACGGCCTTTCCATCCCTGATTGTTGGTGCGTACGGCCACTACCGGACTGGCCAAATTCATTTCAAAGTCGGTAATCAAATGTTAATAACGGCAATTCCCGCTACGGTGGTGGGAGCCTTGATTGCGCCCTACATTCCTAACCGCCCATACACTTGGATCGTGGCAATCATTCTAACCGGACTGGGTGTCCAGATTCTAGTCAAACGGTTTCTCAGTCATAGCGACCGACCCGCTAAACACCAGACCGCGCAAGCCGCCACGTATGGTGTGATTAGCGGTATTTTGGTCGGCGTTGCTGGTTTAAGCGGTGGTGGACCCATTATTGCCGGACTATTGGTCCTGGGCTTAGATATGCTCCCAGCGGCCGCGACGTCGTCCTACGTTTTAGTGGGAACATCCCTGTTTGGCCTAATTTTCCACCTCTCTGCTAACAACATTGACTGGTCGATTGGTCTCAGCCTGATGATTGGTGCGGTAGTCGGGGCATTCTGTGCACCGCGGCTGTTGGCCCACGTCAATCCGACTAAGCTTAACGACTACGCCAAACCGTTCATCGGTGTCATGCTGCTGTTCATGGGCGTGCGGATGGTCTTGCCATTGTTCTGAAATGAATCACTTTACTGGTGAGCGGCTGTGATGGCTACTCACTTTTTTATTGTCATTTTATACCTTTTATATCCCCGTCTAATTGCCGCCTCCGGTCGTCAGGGTGGGGGCCGCCGGTTTCCAGGAGTGGTGCCAGCTGTGTCGATGGTGTTAAGCTGGACGCTTGGACTTTCCCAGTTTTACAGCATGGGGCGAGCCCGGAGACGCGTTGAGTTTCACGTGGCTTCAAGTCGAGGTGGGAGACCGCTCTTTGGCTCACGCCGGCCCCACAGCCGGTACCAATCCTGGAAACTGGAGGCAGACAACGCAACAAAAAACGTGAACACTCAGAAAAGTGTTCACGTCTTTTAGATCAATTTAAATTGTCGAAACGTGCGCCAGTAGGCAGCTAGCTAACCGCCTTCTGACTTACTCTTTAGTTGCGACGTTTGCGCCGAACAACCGCGGTTCCCAGCAAACTTGTTGCCAGTGCCAATCCTAAGACTTGGGCCCAGTTACCCTTAGCTTCACCAGTTTGTGGTAAGCCATCGGCCAAGCCTAATGCTGCCAAAATCTGTTGCCGAACGGATTCCAGTTGTGCGACC belongs to Levilactobacillus yonginensis and includes:
- a CDS encoding helix-turn-helix domain-containing protein, giving the protein MSQMTRQHHENVVSNLDIGIRFYESNVATSGYVPFHWHSSIELVCVLAGQLTFQFDGQAHVIRANQFSIVSSGVIHDVTNTPNRSLVLQIPLRFIERYVAHPERLNFSTVGLETTPAYQEVIAAFERLNQINRERQRGYLIDTGITVLTMLKTLILNFTDPNDPLTESSSSLKSIVIYVNEHYREKLSVKAVAHQFGYNASYLSRLFKAQTGVTLGRYVYLIRLNNLYRDLIDTDTPVDVLMDKHGLTNRRTAREMFQEMYGSLPKQIRLQYQRERAQRMN
- a CDS encoding helix-turn-helix domain-containing protein, producing the protein MPRAKFSAMEKLALINEFEASGLSSTAFGKANGLGEHTVAQWLDRYHRDGLDGLREAKKNHHYSSAFKLQVIYAFLNGEGSAQELAMKYGLRSFSQVMTWVSKYNRDKTVTASPSRKQVPKMSRKTTWEERIEVVEFITKHKHSYSEAAEHYQVSYQQARSWVMKAKDGGYEVLRDNRGRRKAQKEVTDLDKANLRIRQLEGQVADMKLLEEFVKKYQELQRKG
- a CDS encoding IS3 family transposase, which codes for MKQQHRLAYRAISEVSQGKHGAITKLLSYVGVSRQAYNKFLHRQETVWGAQEKLLEERITYWFKQHHQAIGAGKILSNLNRDEQITFDVTIKRVKRIMGNLGIRCQIRVKKHHRIKEQEQYMQDNLLNQNFTATAPNQVWLSDSTELSYGVNGQFKMRLSGVLDLYGRVLIASNLSKTETADAEIEVFRRAFEYAGDVNPVVHTDRGSAYTSKQFNNFLVPYEVTRSMSRPGTPCDNAPMERWWNEFKTHWMDRHPMPKTYEEFEALVKEGIHYFNHLDRSPARNDLTPVEYRSEAA
- a CDS encoding Rrf2 family transcriptional regulator → MRYSHKLSDAIHILAYVSIYRNDDLSSATIAASVESNPALVRRLMGALRRAGLLTTQQGSATPRLTRDPATITLLDVYQAVEENGNLLHVDDKTNPKCVVGANIQDTLREAYDEVQRAAEIQLKQQTLAQIIAGILTRHHAKTQ
- a CDS encoding MFS transporter — protein: MTKKFSFFSKDIVCVMLATFFYQFSIQAVNPLMNGYARNLGINSSFAGIIVGIMSITSMILRPFAGNLTDRISKYHLALIGGSLCAMSDFGYLFAVNVPWLLIFRIVNGLGFVLCTICLATWMAFLVPRQHLGAAMGYYGLLNALAMAIAPALAISVYQLLGYKFIIILAGLSAAAMVGVIQLIHDRAQPSVELRDQHFKIIQRDALPVAMIFSLLSIPYFVTQADIVMYVQERHLNITVSLFFLCYSLALIVLRILLKNYFDTIPFGIWFSICILATIGYIILLTIMRNNFEIILAAGLMAIGFGVMVSVSQSTALLLAPMEEQGLANATYYLGSDIGMSFGPIIGGILPTIFPLEFFYPVMLLIIPLTAILYLSNRRKLNAAVQLS
- a CDS encoding carboxylesterase family protein, with the protein product MSHPNKEFSNVQEWLGVPYGTADRFQKAQIVPFESNQEYTQSGPASVQLTDPAFLNSDKGESEDCLNLNIWAPDNIQEKLPVVVYIHGGGWTYGANSQDTSDLSGLVASGKVIGVSINYRLGPLGWLELSQYGGKFKNASNLGLQDIVLALKWIHQYISLFGGDANQVTLTGHSAGSFSLLTLLAVPEADGLYNKLAAFSGYAARYIPAWWAEELAAKVLKTLELTSPEQLLTVDTKSLMNAVNQVLPTDVLKRGNLNTLSIGIVDDEFLPNGILKTHPADIIKSGKHKDVDLIITSTTAEASWYAANLPDNVDPKTIENVINEMVYDCHIPRKQAEAIALHCGAGKDSPLNVRTRFFTDYNFTLPAIREAHDHAQAGGRVYQLSVGPVEGSPAYHGTDMYGIVGQVAPHASQEQLVRDNFISQALLNFATNQLEKLWSPVTADQFNIKDIGQRPYEGNAHAQTVLELFKGIPRP
- a CDS encoding SDR family oxidoreductase → MKFVVTGATGHLGSQIVKQLARRVAATDITLGVHTPAKAANFADQGMKILPLDYGDQGSIVTSLAAADVAIYVPSKSHDSFSRVTEFEHVIAAAKQAQVGHLIVMGFIADQATNPFDLSAFYGYVPRRLAASGLSYTILRNALYADPLVPYLPELIERKNVIYPMGDASLSFISLMESAAAFAEVAVRPELWTQPMYTLTQERSYTMPALAQVLQEVSGQPIGYAPVTLSEFEKMYNQGNEGHMLASMYAGGAQGLLATVTDDFKTIMGRPAQTLPDFLAQELAK